A genomic window from Brassica oleracea var. oleracea cultivar TO1000 chromosome C8, BOL, whole genome shotgun sequence includes:
- the LOC106307512 gene encoding probable receptor-like protein kinase At3g55450 isoform X1, with translation MGSCLSSRVNNKSSGLYDLHLSSVQSSSSAAHRREGEILSKANVKSFTFNELKLATRNFRSDSVVGEGGFGSVYRGWIDETTLTPTKSSSGLVIAVKRLNPDGFQGHREWLTEINYLGQLSHPNLVKLIGYCLEDEQRLLVYEFMHKGSLEDHLFTTAGVKCKPLSWTLRVKVALDAAKGLAFLHSDPVKVIYRDIKASNILLDSDFNGKLSDFGLARDGPMGETSYVSTRVMGTFGYAAPEYVSTGHLNARSDVYSFGVVLLEILSGRRALDHNRPAREHNLVDWARPYLSSRRKVLLIVDSRLESQYKPEEAVRLASIAVQCISSEPKSRPTMDQVVRALIQLQESMAKPAKVDPGKDTKNVVGLKTEDKYQKKGLNKKTIGL, from the exons ATGGGTTCTTGCCTCAGCTCTCGTGTCAATA ATAAGAGCAGTGGTCTCTACGACCTCCACCTCTCGAGTGTTCAATCATCATCATCAGCGGCTCACAGGAGAGAAGGAGAGATACTCAGCAAGGCGAACGTCAAAAGCTTCACCTTCAACGAACTAAAACTCGCGACCAGAAACTTCAGATCGGACTCTGTTGTCGGAGAAGGCGGGTTTGGTTCTGTCTATAGAGGTTGGATCGATGAGACGACTCTCACTCCGACTAAATCTAGCTCCGGTCTTGTAATTGCTGTCAAGCGTCTTAACCCTGATGGGTTCCAAGGTCACCGAGAATGGCTG ACAGAGATTAACTACTTGGGGCAGTTAAGTCACCCGAACTTAGTTAAACTGATTGGTTACTGCTTGGAAGATGAGCAAAGACTACTTGTGTATGAGTTTATGCACAAGGGTAGTCTTGAGGATCATCTCTTCACAA CAGCTGGTGTGAAGTGTAAGCCGCTCTCTTGGACCTTACGGGTTAAGGTTGCGCTTGATGCAGCTAAAGGTCTAGCGTTTCTTCATAGTGACCCTGTTAAAGTCATATACCGAGACATAAAGGCCTCTAACATCTTGCTTGACTCG GACTTCAATGGAAAACTTTCAGACTTTGGGTTAGCCAGGGACGGTCCAATGGGAGAAACAAGCTATGTCAGTACAAGAGTCATGGGTACATTTGGCTATGCTGCTCCTGAGTATGTGTCCACAG GTCACTTGAATGCTAGAAGTGACGTGTACAGTTTCGGAGTTGTGCTTCTAGAAATACTATCTGGGAGGCGAGCATTGGACCATAACCGACCAGCCAGGGAGCACAACCTTGTGGACTGGGCTAGGCCGTACCTCTCAAGCAGGCGAAAGGTTCTACTAATTGTGGACTCTCGTCTTGAGTCACAGTACAAACCTGAAGAGGCAGTGAGATTGGCAAGCATTGCTGTGCAGTGCATCTCGTCTGAACCTAAGTCAAGACCGACCATGGACCAAGTGGTCCGAGCCTTGATACAGCTGCAGGAAAGCATGGCTAAACCGGCTAAAGTTGACCCGGGTAAAGATACCAAGAACGTTGTGGGATTGAAAACGGAAGACAAGTACCAGAAAAAGGGTTTAAACAAAAAGACCATTGGTTTGTAG
- the LOC106310153 gene encoding F-box/kelch-repeat protein At2g22050-like, producing MSHPPPQPSLSSLPDDIVLRCLVRVPRMYHLNISWVSKDLRSHVRSPELNLLRSTLPKTSLHVCFEEDDGDDNSSFHWFTLNEAEHGLLLNPTPFPSHPSYGSSTVAVGSNVFFIGGSREPSTDLWILDTRSGNMTQGPSMCVPRVGRTAAVGVIDGKIYVMGGGEFNEEMPVEVFDPETESWELAGVEKVRKISRCSATVEGKVYMVEYEETNVYNPRGGEEGERMVRMERFTDMAHSVCVVEDVLFAFFTRAGLMWFDTKINVWRRLVGPDGKDLVLSRVKGMSEYHDGRLVVFNYIIPTDDDGLWDVNEVTKNVQCMLVSLDRAGDKICGTVDWSGIVATVPLWFNFLHCLPVSE from the coding sequence ATGTCCCATCCTCCTCCGCAGCCGTCTCTTTCTTCCCTGCCTGACGATATCGTTTTAAGATGCTTGGTCCGTGTTCCAAGGATGTATCACCTAAACATCTCATGGGTCTCAAAAGACCTAAGGTCCCATGTTCGCTCTCCTGAGCTCAACCTCTTGCGATCCACCCTCCCCAAGACCTCCCTCCATGTATGTTTCGAAGAAGACGACGGAGACGACAACTCATCCTTCCACTGGTTTACTCTCAACGAGGCGGAGCATGGGTTACTTCTGAACCCAACTCCCTTCCCTTCTCATCCTAGTTACGGTTCTTCAACCGTCGCAGTGGGTTCAAACGTCTTCTTCATCGGCGGATCTAGAGAGCCTTCCACGGATCTATGGATCCTTGATACACGCTCTGGAAACATGACTCAGGGACCAAGCATGTGCGTGCCTCGAGTAGGTCGCACAGCAGCCGTGGGCGTAATCGACGGGAAGATATACGTGATGGGAGGCGGAGAGTTTAACGAAGAGATGCCAGTTGAAGTTTTCGATCCCGAGACGGAGAGTTGGGAGCTTGCGGGGGTGGAGAAGGTGCGTAAGATTTCACGGTGTAGTGCCACGGTGGAGGGGAAGGTTTATATGGTGGAGTACGAGGAGACTAATGTGTACAATCCGAGAGGAGGTGAAGAAGGAGAACGGATGGTTCGTATGGAGAGGTTCACTGATATGGCGCATAGCGTGTGTGTGGTGGAGGATGTTCTCTTTGCTTTCTTTACCCGGGCTGGGTTGATGTGGTTTGATACCAAGATTAATGTGTGGAGAAGATTGGTCGGTCCTGATGGGAAGGACCTGGTTCTCTCACGTGTGAAGGGGATGTCGGAATATCACGACGGAAGGCTTGTGGTTTTTAACTACATTATCCCAACTGACGACGACGGCTTGTGGGATGTAAATGAAGTTACCAAGAATGTTCAGTGTATGTTGGTCTCACTGGATAGAGCTGGAGACAAGATTTGTGGGACTGTCGATTGGTCTGGCATTGTGGCTACAGTCCCACTTTGGTTTAATTTTCTGCATTGTTTACCTGTTTCCGAGTGA
- the LOC106307512 gene encoding probable receptor-like protein kinase At3g55450 isoform X2, with the protein MGSCLSSRVNNKSSGLYDLHLSSVQSSSSAAHRREGEILSKANVKSFTFNELKLATRNFRSDSVVGEGGFGSVYRGWIDETTLTPTKSSSGLVIAVKRLNPDGFQGHREWLTEINYLGQLSHPNLVKLIGYCLEDEQRLLVYEFMHKGSLEDHLFTTGVKCKPLSWTLRVKVALDAAKGLAFLHSDPVKVIYRDIKASNILLDSDFNGKLSDFGLARDGPMGETSYVSTRVMGTFGYAAPEYVSTGHLNARSDVYSFGVVLLEILSGRRALDHNRPAREHNLVDWARPYLSSRRKVLLIVDSRLESQYKPEEAVRLASIAVQCISSEPKSRPTMDQVVRALIQLQESMAKPAKVDPGKDTKNVVGLKTEDKYQKKGLNKKTIGL; encoded by the exons ATGGGTTCTTGCCTCAGCTCTCGTGTCAATA ATAAGAGCAGTGGTCTCTACGACCTCCACCTCTCGAGTGTTCAATCATCATCATCAGCGGCTCACAGGAGAGAAGGAGAGATACTCAGCAAGGCGAACGTCAAAAGCTTCACCTTCAACGAACTAAAACTCGCGACCAGAAACTTCAGATCGGACTCTGTTGTCGGAGAAGGCGGGTTTGGTTCTGTCTATAGAGGTTGGATCGATGAGACGACTCTCACTCCGACTAAATCTAGCTCCGGTCTTGTAATTGCTGTCAAGCGTCTTAACCCTGATGGGTTCCAAGGTCACCGAGAATGGCTG ACAGAGATTAACTACTTGGGGCAGTTAAGTCACCCGAACTTAGTTAAACTGATTGGTTACTGCTTGGAAGATGAGCAAAGACTACTTGTGTATGAGTTTATGCACAAGGGTAGTCTTGAGGATCATCTCTTCACAA CTGGTGTGAAGTGTAAGCCGCTCTCTTGGACCTTACGGGTTAAGGTTGCGCTTGATGCAGCTAAAGGTCTAGCGTTTCTTCATAGTGACCCTGTTAAAGTCATATACCGAGACATAAAGGCCTCTAACATCTTGCTTGACTCG GACTTCAATGGAAAACTTTCAGACTTTGGGTTAGCCAGGGACGGTCCAATGGGAGAAACAAGCTATGTCAGTACAAGAGTCATGGGTACATTTGGCTATGCTGCTCCTGAGTATGTGTCCACAG GTCACTTGAATGCTAGAAGTGACGTGTACAGTTTCGGAGTTGTGCTTCTAGAAATACTATCTGGGAGGCGAGCATTGGACCATAACCGACCAGCCAGGGAGCACAACCTTGTGGACTGGGCTAGGCCGTACCTCTCAAGCAGGCGAAAGGTTCTACTAATTGTGGACTCTCGTCTTGAGTCACAGTACAAACCTGAAGAGGCAGTGAGATTGGCAAGCATTGCTGTGCAGTGCATCTCGTCTGAACCTAAGTCAAGACCGACCATGGACCAAGTGGTCCGAGCCTTGATACAGCTGCAGGAAAGCATGGCTAAACCGGCTAAAGTTGACCCGGGTAAAGATACCAAGAACGTTGTGGGATTGAAAACGGAAGACAAGTACCAGAAAAAGGGTTTAAACAAAAAGACCATTGGTTTGTAG